In Xyrauchen texanus isolate HMW12.3.18 chromosome 45, RBS_HiC_50CHRs, whole genome shotgun sequence, a single window of DNA contains:
- the LOC127637174 gene encoding potassium voltage-gated channel subfamily A member 1-like, with amino-acid sequence MTVVVGGDNMDETSSTLQGHPQDSQYSPECCERVVINISGLRFETQLKTLAQFPDTLLGNPKKRMRYFDPLRNEYFFDRNRPSFDAILYYYQSGGRLRRPVNVPLDMFSEEIKFYELGEEAMEKFREDEGFIREEERPLPENEFQRQVWLLFEHPESSGPARGIAIVSVMVILISIVIFCLETLPELKEDPQGRIQIIGNSTFYYKPNILTDPFFIVETLCIIWFSFELIVRFFACPSKPAFFKNMMNTIDLVSIIPYFITLGTELAEDKGGKETKGGGEQATSLAILRVIRLVRVFRIFKLSRHSKGLQILGQTLKASMRELGLLIFFLFIGVILFSSAVYFAEAEEKESFFTSIPDAFWWAVVSMTTVGYGDMYPVTIGGKIVGSLCAIAGVLTIALPVPVIVSNFNYFYHRETEGEEQAQLLTVSNPNIASDSNSSRRSSSVVSKSEYMEIDDNLNNSIDNFREANLRTGNCTVANQNCVNKGKLLTDV; translated from the coding sequence ATGACTGTGGTGGTGGGTGGAGATAACATGGACGAAACCTCCTCGACCTTGCAGGGGCATCCACAGGATTCGCAGTATTCCCCCGAGTGCTGCGAGCGGGTGGTTATCAACATCTCAGGGCTTCGCTTCGAGACGCAACTCAAGACTCTCGCCCAGTTCCCAGACACTCTGCTGGGCAACCCCAAGAAAAGGATGCGCTACTTTGACCCTTTAAGGAACGAGTACTTCTTCGACAGAAACCGTCCAAGTTTTGATGCCATCCTTTACTATTATCAGTCGGGAGGAAGGTTAAGGAGACCTGTCAATGTTCCTTTGGATATGTTCTCGGAGGAAATTAAGTTTTATGAGCTTGGAGAAGAGGCTATGGAGAAATTTCGTGAGGACGAGGGCTTTATTCGTGAAGAAGAGCGCCCCCTGCCGGAGAATGAGTTTCAGAGACAGGTCTGGCtgctgtttgagcatcccgagaGTTCGGGCCCTGCCAGAGGGATAGCAATAGTGTCTGTCATGGTTATTCTCATTTCCATTGTTATATTTTGTTTGGAGACTCTACCGGAGCTGAAAGAAGATCCGCAAGGACGGATCCAAATTATAGGCAACAGCACATTTTACTACAAACCAAATATTCTTACCGATCCATTCTTTATCGTGGAGACACTCTGCATCATCTGGTTTTCCTTCGAGTTGATTGTTCGTTTTTTTGCTTGCCCAAGTAAACCCGCTTTCTTTAAAAACATGATGAACACAATCGACTTGGTGTCTATTATTCCATATTTCATAACGCTTGGAACTGAGTTGGCAGAGGACAAAGGTGGAAAGGAGACAAAGGGTGGAGGGGAGCAGGCCACGTCTTTGGCCATCCTCAGGGTTATCCGCCTGGTCAGGGTGTTTAGGATATTCAAGCTCTCAAGACACTCCAAGGGGCTTCAGATCTTAGGTCAGACTCTGAAAGCCAGTATGAGAGAGCTTGGCCTCTTAATCTTCTTTCTTTTCATTGGCGTCATCTTATTTTCCAGTGCGGTGTATTTCGCTGAGGCAGAGGAGAAGGAGTCTTTCTTCACGAGTATTCCAGACGCCTTCTGGTGGGCGGTGGTTTCAATGACAACTGTAGGGTATGGAGACATGTACCCTGTTACCATTGGAGGCAAAATAGTTGGTTCTCTATGTGCCATTGCTGGAGTGCTGACGATCGCACTACCGGTGCCTGTGATTGTGTCCAACTTTAACTATTTCTATCACAGAGAAACTGAAGGTGAGGAACAGGCCCAACTCCTCACTGTGAGCAATCCAAACATCGCATCCGACTCCAACTCCAGTCGGCGCAGTTCCTCTGTTGTCAGCAAGTCAGAATACATGGAAATAGATGATAACCTTAATAATAGCATTGATAACTTTAGAGAGGCGAACCTGCGAACTGGGAACTGTACAGTTGCGAATCAGAACTGTGTAAACAAAGGGAAGCTTCTCACAGATGTATAG